In Aureibaculum algae, the following are encoded in one genomic region:
- a CDS encoding BaiN/RdsA family NAD(P)/FAD-dependent oxidoreductase, translating into MKKQIAIIGGGPSALVLAAFLDAEKFAITIYEKNKTAGRKFLVAGKGGFNLTHSESIDKFIKRYTPNNFLDKALLDFTNTDFRNWLDQIEISTYVGSSKRVYPTEGIKPIEVLNAILNTLKEKGVIIKYEQTFSGWDNHNNPILNNKTTQTDYTVFSLGGGSWKITGSDGIWRDIFSKKGIKTKAFQASNCGYQIDWKPDFIKKHEGTPLKNITITCNSITQKGEAVITKFGLEGNSIYGLSPQIREQLNAKSNATIFIDFKPSLTVENVHSKLTLSTYRNTTETLKKELKLSTSQIDLLKTYLPKASYLNIDILTKNIKEFPLEIMNTAPIDEAISTVGGIDLKAISKNFELVVLPHQYCIGEMVDWDAPTGGYLLQACASMGVSLARHLNNKE; encoded by the coding sequence ATGAAAAAACAAATTGCAATTATAGGTGGCGGACCATCAGCTTTAGTATTGGCTGCTTTTTTAGATGCTGAAAAATTTGCGATTACTATCTATGAAAAAAACAAAACGGCTGGTCGTAAATTTTTAGTTGCTGGTAAAGGTGGTTTTAACTTAACACACTCAGAATCAATTGATAAATTTATTAAACGCTATACTCCAAATAATTTCTTAGATAAAGCATTACTTGACTTCACGAATACTGATTTTAGAAATTGGCTTGATCAAATTGAGATTTCCACCTATGTAGGAAGCAGCAAAAGAGTGTATCCAACAGAAGGAATTAAACCTATTGAAGTGCTGAATGCCATTCTCAATACCCTCAAAGAAAAAGGAGTCATTATCAAATATGAGCAAACTTTTTCTGGTTGGGATAATCATAACAATCCTATACTTAATAACAAAACAACACAAACAGACTATACCGTCTTCTCATTAGGCGGTGGCAGTTGGAAAATTACGGGATCTGACGGCATCTGGCGAGATATTTTTTCTAAAAAGGGAATTAAGACAAAAGCATTTCAAGCCTCAAACTGTGGATATCAAATTGATTGGAAACCTGATTTTATTAAAAAGCATGAAGGAACTCCATTAAAAAATATCACTATTACTTGCAATTCCATTACTCAGAAAGGAGAAGCAGTTATTACTAAATTTGGATTAGAAGGAAATTCCATTTACGGATTAAGTCCACAAATTAGAGAACAGTTGAATGCAAAATCAAATGCAACGATTTTTATTGATTTTAAACCTTCGCTTACTGTAGAAAATGTACATTCTAAACTAACATTATCTACTTATAGAAATACCACGGAGACCTTAAAAAAAGAACTAAAACTAAGTACATCTCAAATTGATCTATTAAAAACCTATCTACCAAAAGCATCCTATTTAAATATAGATATACTAACTAAAAACATCAAAGAATTTCCTTTAGAAATAATGAATACCGCTCCCATTGACGAAGCCATTTCTACCGTAGGAGGAATTGATTTAAAAGCAATTTCTAAAAATTTTGAACTTGTAGTTTTACCCCATCAATATTGTATTGGCGAAATGGTAGACTGGGATGCTCCTACTGGTGGATATCTATTACAAGCCTGTGCAAGTATGGGCGTATCATTAGCGAGACACCTAAATAACAAAGAGTAA
- a CDS encoding PLP-dependent aminotransferase family protein — protein sequence MEENRILNFINEVLENMPTGWLSMTTHRLDIYDEKLAKTQFLEQFETLFNDHNSEAAALNNLPTAYDYIRLGHPLSCVLEWAIAKLHDLKSENVISFSSKSVPVLAVLRKNLLAHKNTQIVYTEALPAFFDAEIIKRVYGYNFELKKVENTDDISEFNGSTIFISEQDEIGAIHTNSKIDFFIGLYGQLGSVLVLNGKQNENYVSDIQHVRRRETIAMTPANALAALKSLIAKSSIETKKNISEPNKTSVLDSIVKITNTTTKPLVASSGLSIQYAIMMGLIHDALENHKGKAIKFIVPPNCYGGTNDQARRVAACIDNVEIVDLPVDGDNDMVQSITIVLDKIAKEDAIPYIIAEIPTNPRVEVPDLKKLKEALHKERKTPTGNIAIDPVFILDQTFCPNVHFLGEGDILSTVRTISFASGSKFPSGGKCTAGYCVGNTKTAALMDKIELHLTICDNEATAFQYEILAKQLPSMNQRIADAYKNTREFVNFIHDVLPDAKINFVSKELAAQGFTPSVFSLDLPTKGKTDEEKETYKRALNLKLINLMITEIPNESKFCVSYGQLKGCYWTIPATSTQGTTKEGDKDYIVRASLSPNMDLDLHKKVFLKFVEGI from the coding sequence ATGGAAGAAAATAGAATTCTCAATTTTATTAATGAGGTATTAGAAAATATGCCAACTGGCTGGTTGAGTATGACAACGCATCGATTAGATATTTATGATGAAAAGTTGGCGAAAACTCAATTTTTAGAGCAGTTTGAAACGTTATTTAATGATCATAATTCTGAAGCTGCAGCACTGAATAATTTACCAACTGCGTATGATTACATTCGTTTAGGTCATCCTTTATCTTGCGTACTCGAATGGGCCATTGCTAAATTACATGATTTAAAATCAGAAAATGTAATCAGTTTTTCGTCTAAGTCAGTTCCTGTTTTGGCTGTGCTAAGAAAAAATTTATTAGCTCATAAAAATACACAAATCGTTTATACGGAAGCTTTACCAGCCTTTTTTGATGCTGAAATCATAAAACGTGTGTATGGTTACAACTTTGAGCTAAAGAAAGTGGAAAACACAGATGACATTTCTGAGTTTAATGGAAGTACAATCTTTATTTCAGAACAAGATGAAATTGGTGCAATTCATACAAATTCAAAGATTGACTTTTTCATAGGGCTTTATGGACAATTGGGTAGTGTTTTAGTTTTAAATGGCAAACAAAATGAAAATTATGTTTCCGATATTCAGCATGTAAGACGAAGAGAAACCATTGCTATGACGCCAGCTAATGCTCTCGCTGCTTTAAAGTCGCTTATAGCAAAATCTTCTATCGAAACTAAGAAAAATATTAGCGAGCCTAATAAAACAAGTGTATTAGATTCCATTGTAAAAATTACAAATACAACTACGAAACCACTCGTGGCTTCAAGTGGATTATCCATTCAATATGCTATTATGATGGGGCTTATTCATGATGCTTTAGAAAATCATAAAGGTAAAGCAATCAAATTCATTGTTCCTCCTAATTGTTATGGTGGTACAAATGATCAAGCCAGACGTGTTGCCGCTTGTATTGACAATGTTGAAATAGTAGATTTACCTGTAGATGGTGATAATGATATGGTACAAAGTATTACTATCGTTTTAGATAAAATTGCCAAAGAAGATGCCATTCCATACATCATAGCTGAAATTCCAACAAATCCGAGAGTTGAAGTTCCTGATCTAAAAAAATTAAAAGAAGCTTTACATAAAGAAAGAAAAACTCCAACGGGTAATATAGCCATCGATCCTGTATTTATTTTAGATCAAACATTTTGTCCAAATGTCCACTTTTTAGGCGAAGGTGACATACTATCAACCGTTAGGACTATTTCATTTGCTAGTGGCTCAAAATTCCCTAGTGGTGGAAAATGTACTGCTGGCTATTGTGTAGGAAACACAAAAACGGCAGCATTGATGGACAAAATAGAATTGCATCTAACAATTTGCGATAATGAAGCTACAGCTTTTCAATATGAGATATTAGCAAAACAGTTGCCTTCTATGAATCAAAGGATAGCTGATGCTTATAAAAATACGCGTGAATTTGTAAACTTTATCCATGACGTATTACCAGATGCGAAAATTAATTTTGTTTCAAAAGAGTTGGCAGCACAAGGATTTACCCCTTCTGTGTTTTCATTAGATCTTCCTACAAAAGGAAAAACTGATGAAGAAAAAGAGACCTATAAAAGAGCTTTGAATTTAAAGTTAATCAATTTAATGATTACAGAAATTCCTAATGAGAGTAAGTTCTGTGTGAGTTATGGTCAGTTAAAAGGATGTTATTGGACAATACCAGCCACCTCAACACAAGGAACAACCAAAGAAGGTGATAAAGATTATATTGTACGTGCCTCACTTTCTCCAAATATGGATCTTGACCTTCATAAAAAAGTCTTTTTAAAATTTGTTGAAGGTATTTAG
- a CDS encoding DUF6493 family protein, which produces MKKICKDYELRIKNEEVTGTCNWIKGKVWEERKYLDEHLLKLSTENYTAKQSLILRIVARIHSSVLNIKELDIDLQTLDDVDIAELIVFYNLENPEKRYQEIKADIASPESFLTRIPYSVIRELYNRGKVPFDRQIFVACLTRFNVWHGASYSKDFKEGMKEKFYAFFPQDDFTIDILMAVFEMELGVDSAFFLDREFNIAAIIIELVTSGRIPRATIQQKLFEAFNNPTLKQTTHGWAKNIYRDLAFTAEENSVCQNQLIQLLYNDRNLLVNFGLQELKKIANHKSFDWNLFINSLDGIVYSEKLTGGLKTALAILYKGLKKDKNLVELCCVNLAPIFLQEDNKVQLAAQKCYELLPEPNEEVKEALLPFIDTMHSEVKSALSALLGESEVAVSYDTYLQKAYIPEPCNAKNKIQYIDSEDDFIFLTSKVLKSNDVLDYELFLEGILRYYNLKDTNYKTLQPALKQAKRIAEEQYLDITARVGVHHVMVAELICMWLSPTPSNFSMEKQEWEQKVKKEDRFLYTANRWYALYYRFKRVVYVLDQIQLKKVLPLLSTPTHNHFEIDPIVFFERLELYKKVNQIPNETDFCTAMCRLNRWSPIPKERPSISQEHDDILAFLLDDKASFNPQKIKNLDSIWLTAYTLKNPNKAIEATISKHENQDWYKTPTEWDWTVARRYSEDRKYSWAYLEQNIKHADIYTVNVTQNSYLEHHLTNTEFIIADVSHWFSRDGYLQDPLYVNLILNAFNYLSDIEASETKSILEVVKYNAEHPVPLHKAGYLFLTLSLFCSKTPIRTGAFDWLELLITHQYLNLDEFTLATSKLVANEANAIPMARVAEQFDRLFQLKGVFIDVLHQTIEVILTNITLENIPKGFSKILHYYYEVLQIVNKPIPKNIAATLHKMQQINSIKKEVKKILSLYE; this is translated from the coding sequence ATGAAAAAAATTTGTAAAGACTATGAACTCCGTATAAAAAATGAAGAAGTAACAGGCACTTGTAATTGGATTAAAGGAAAAGTATGGGAAGAACGGAAATATCTTGATGAACATCTGCTAAAGTTGTCTACTGAGAATTATACTGCAAAACAAAGTCTTATACTTCGTATTGTGGCTAGAATACACTCCAGTGTTTTAAATATAAAAGAGCTAGACATTGATTTACAAACACTTGATGACGTAGATATTGCGGAATTAATTGTGTTTTATAATTTAGAAAATCCAGAAAAACGATATCAAGAAATAAAAGCTGATATCGCATCTCCAGAAAGTTTTTTAACAAGAATTCCGTACAGTGTAATTAGAGAATTATACAACAGAGGAAAAGTCCCTTTTGATCGTCAAATATTTGTGGCCTGCTTAACACGATTCAATGTATGGCATGGAGCCAGTTACAGCAAGGATTTTAAAGAAGGCATGAAAGAAAAATTCTATGCTTTCTTTCCTCAAGACGATTTTACAATAGACATATTAATGGCTGTTTTTGAAATGGAATTGGGTGTAGATAGTGCTTTCTTTTTAGATAGAGAATTTAATATAGCTGCCATTATTATAGAATTAGTAACTAGTGGTCGCATACCTAGAGCCACTATTCAGCAAAAGTTATTTGAAGCCTTTAATAACCCAACGCTTAAACAGACCACGCATGGATGGGCAAAAAACATTTATAGAGATTTAGCTTTTACAGCTGAAGAAAATAGTGTTTGCCAAAATCAATTGATACAACTGTTATATAATGACAGAAATTTACTTGTTAATTTTGGATTACAAGAGTTAAAGAAAATTGCGAACCACAAATCATTTGACTGGAACCTTTTTATAAACTCGTTAGATGGCATTGTCTATTCAGAAAAATTAACTGGTGGACTAAAAACGGCTTTGGCAATTCTTTACAAAGGATTAAAAAAAGACAAAAACCTCGTTGAACTATGCTGTGTAAATTTAGCCCCTATTTTTCTTCAAGAAGATAATAAAGTACAATTGGCTGCACAAAAATGTTATGAACTTTTACCTGAACCAAATGAAGAGGTAAAAGAAGCTCTACTTCCTTTTATAGACACAATGCATTCTGAAGTAAAGTCAGCATTGAGTGCTTTATTAGGAGAAAGTGAAGTTGCTGTTTCTTATGACACATATCTCCAGAAAGCATATATTCCAGAACCTTGTAATGCCAAAAACAAGATACAATATATAGATAGTGAAGATGATTTCATTTTTCTAACTTCTAAAGTGCTTAAAAGCAATGATGTGTTAGATTACGAATTATTTCTAGAAGGTATTCTTAGATACTATAACCTCAAAGACACCAATTATAAAACCTTACAACCTGCATTAAAACAAGCCAAAAGAATTGCAGAAGAACAATATTTAGATATTACAGCTCGTGTAGGTGTACATCATGTTATGGTGGCTGAACTTATTTGTATGTGGCTCTCGCCTACTCCATCAAATTTCAGTATGGAAAAACAGGAATGGGAGCAAAAAGTAAAAAAAGAAGACCGTTTTTTATATACTGCCAATAGATGGTATGCGTTGTATTATCGATTTAAAAGAGTGGTATATGTCTTAGATCAAATTCAGCTTAAAAAAGTACTTCCATTGTTGAGTACACCAACACATAACCATTTTGAAATTGATCCTATTGTCTTTTTTGAACGCTTAGAACTTTATAAAAAAGTAAATCAAATACCCAATGAAACCGATTTCTGTACTGCAATGTGTAGGCTAAACAGATGGTCTCCCATACCAAAAGAAAGACCATCTATATCTCAAGAACATGATGACATTCTTGCCTTTTTATTAGATGACAAGGCCAGTTTTAATCCCCAAAAAATAAAAAATCTAGATTCCATTTGGCTAACGGCTTACACTCTTAAAAATCCGAACAAAGCGATTGAAGCCACCATATCAAAACATGAAAACCAAGATTGGTATAAAACGCCTACCGAATGGGACTGGACCGTTGCACGCAGATATTCTGAAGATCGAAAATATAGCTGGGCATATTTAGAACAAAATATAAAACATGCAGATATTTATACCGTAAACGTAACTCAAAATAGTTACTTAGAACATCACTTAACCAATACAGAATTTATTATTGCAGATGTAAGCCATTGGTTTTCTAGAGATGGTTATTTACAAGACCCTTTATATGTAAACCTAATTTTAAACGCATTTAACTACCTGTCAGATATAGAAGCCAGCGAAACAAAGTCTATTTTAGAAGTAGTAAAATATAACGCAGAACACCCAGTACCACTTCATAAAGCAGGCTATTTATTTCTTACTTTATCTTTATTTTGTAGCAAAACACCCATTCGTACCGGTGCTTTTGATTGGTTAGAGTTGCTTATAACGCATCAGTATTTAAATTTGGATGAATTCACACTGGCCACATCTAAATTGGTTGCCAATGAAGCAAATGCTATTCCTATGGCACGTGTTGCAGAACAGTTTGATCGTTTATTCCAATTAAAAGGCGTGTTTATAGATGTATTACATCAAACCATTGAAGTAATTCTTACCAATATTACCCTTGAAAACATCCCCAAAGGCTTTAGTAAAATTCTGCATTACTATTATGAAGTCTTACAGATTGTAAATAAGCCTATACCTAAAAATATAGCTGCAACACTACATAAAATGCAACAGATAAATTCTATTAAAAAAGAAGTGAAAAAAATATTGAGTTTATATGAATAA
- a CDS encoding SWIM zinc finger family protein, with amino-acid sequence MDITYQYNEPSTITKGKNGSEIFLSHYNESFEEKEVPCFFWGKLKEPYTIARSLLTLSKIVASNFMPLGSALRDPVITAGGEKLRLEGFSSCCSVYGKVTILPEALDGEFLQQGTTNVDFNTEMIAALSKINKGEHVFFSIGKKEFVMQKQDHKVIEKKVSLPIRWIKGMATVQLLSAAMKEVAVLDKLQIQLLFRAIPKGDVKDDYYLNFRGKKPALSPINTKGSICIGGIHRLRLLENLRPLAQKLIIYITESEQATAFQFELSNVRFTAILSRSFWRGFSGEGNTLENLIEDIPEEWMQKLNTYAHINEEFSPDDPILKDLPSIEFKSVATRLSAMGLLGFDLNEGNYYYRKLPFKMSSVESLNPRYKNALKLIKKGDYEWVKNSDEETETKIKGSGLFHKVIITPHKTLCTCTWFATHQTSRGACKHILATQILKNNTEKELKQLLEEFEL; translated from the coding sequence ATGGACATTACCTATCAATACAACGAGCCTTCTACAATTACAAAAGGAAAGAACGGAAGCGAAATTTTTTTATCTCACTATAACGAGTCTTTTGAAGAAAAAGAAGTCCCTTGTTTCTTTTGGGGAAAACTTAAAGAACCGTATACCATTGCTAGAAGCCTACTAACGCTATCTAAAATTGTAGCTTCTAATTTTATGCCTCTTGGCAGTGCATTACGTGATCCTGTAATTACAGCCGGAGGAGAAAAACTTCGTTTAGAAGGTTTTTCATCGTGTTGCAGCGTTTACGGAAAAGTAACTATTTTACCAGAGGCGTTAGATGGTGAGTTTTTACAACAAGGCACTACAAACGTAGACTTCAATACCGAAATGATTGCTGCATTAAGCAAAATTAACAAAGGTGAACATGTCTTTTTTTCAATAGGAAAAAAAGAGTTTGTCATGCAAAAACAAGATCATAAGGTAATTGAGAAAAAAGTTTCGCTCCCTATTCGATGGATTAAAGGTATGGCAACCGTACAGTTGTTAAGTGCAGCCATGAAGGAAGTAGCCGTGCTAGACAAATTGCAAATACAATTACTTTTTAGAGCAATACCCAAAGGAGATGTTAAAGATGATTACTACTTAAATTTTAGAGGTAAAAAGCCGGCTCTATCTCCAATAAATACAAAGGGAAGCATCTGCATTGGTGGTATTCATCGGTTGCGACTCTTAGAAAATCTTCGTCCACTTGCCCAGAAACTTATAATTTATATTACCGAGTCAGAACAAGCTACCGCTTTTCAATTTGAACTCTCTAATGTCCGCTTTACAGCCATACTTTCAAGAAGTTTTTGGAGAGGATTTTCTGGAGAAGGAAATACATTAGAAAATTTGATAGAAGATATTCCTGAAGAATGGATGCAAAAACTAAATACCTATGCTCATATTAATGAAGAATTTTCGCCAGATGACCCTATTTTAAAAGACCTTCCTTCTATCGAATTTAAAAGTGTAGCTACACGTCTTTCGGCCATGGGCTTGCTTGGTTTTGATTTAAATGAAGGTAACTACTATTACCGAAAACTACCTTTTAAAATGAGTAGCGTAGAAAGTTTAAATCCGCGATACAAAAATGCACTCAAACTTATAAAAAAGGGGGACTATGAATGGGTGAAAAATTCAGATGAAGAAACAGAAACAAAAATAAAAGGTAGCGGTCTTTTTCATAAAGTAATTATTACGCCTCATAAAACGTTGTGTACCTGCACATGGTTTGCCACTCATCAAACGAGTAGAGGTGCATGTAAACATATTCTGGCAACACAAATATTAAAGAACAATACTGAAAAAGAATTAAAACAATTACTTGAAGAATTTGAATTATGA
- a CDS encoding IS110 family RNA-guided transposase — MKTKDTTRSKLFIGIDVHKRSWKIRTATDLFDGSSLTIPPDAFSLKKYVDRHFKGYTVYCCYESGCCGFSHYRHFISFGWHAKVVNPADVHRPAKAQFQKTDKIDARMLCKELKDGRLKGIHVPSIEREQLRCLFRRRNELVKEHRKIKTQIKMQLLYLGIEIPKPFDNSHWSHNFRDWLRNLTFEYPTMDYCFETRLITYEYIDKQKRDVSTKLRAYCRKHYKKDYYLLRSVPGVGGIVACGLLCELGDLRRFKNFKQLASYVGLVPWVHQSGDNLKTSGLTPRANRLMRSYLVEATWQALRFDPVMQAYYRSHSGKDVKRILVKVARKLLSRIHAVIRTEIPYEVGVVS; from the coding sequence ATGAAAACAAAGGATACTACTAGATCAAAGTTATTTATTGGAATTGACGTACACAAGCGAAGTTGGAAAATTCGTACTGCAACGGATCTTTTTGATGGATCATCGTTAACTATTCCACCAGATGCATTTAGTTTAAAAAAGTATGTGGATAGGCATTTTAAGGGATATACTGTTTATTGCTGTTATGAATCGGGTTGTTGTGGCTTTAGTCATTATCGACATTTTATTTCATTTGGATGGCATGCAAAGGTTGTTAACCCTGCAGATGTTCATCGTCCAGCCAAGGCCCAGTTTCAAAAGACCGACAAGATCGATGCACGTATGTTATGTAAAGAATTAAAGGATGGCCGACTCAAAGGAATTCATGTTCCTTCAATAGAACGAGAGCAGTTAAGATGTTTGTTTCGTCGAAGAAATGAGCTGGTTAAAGAACATCGAAAAATAAAGACTCAAATAAAGATGCAATTGTTGTATTTGGGGATTGAAATTCCAAAGCCATTTGACAATAGTCATTGGTCTCATAATTTTAGAGATTGGTTAAGAAATTTGACTTTTGAATATCCTACAATGGATTATTGTTTTGAGACACGTCTTATTACCTATGAATATATAGATAAGCAAAAGCGAGATGTGAGTACAAAATTACGTGCCTATTGTCGTAAGCATTATAAGAAAGATTATTATTTATTACGATCAGTTCCGGGAGTAGGAGGCATAGTAGCTTGTGGATTATTATGTGAATTGGGTGATTTAAGGCGTTTTAAAAATTTCAAACAATTAGCCAGTTATGTAGGATTGGTTCCCTGGGTACACCAAAGTGGAGATAATCTCAAAACTTCAGGGTTAACCCCAAGAGCAAATCGGCTAATGCGTAGTTATTTGGTAGAAGCTACTTGGCAAGCGTTGCGTTTTGATCCAGTTATGCAGGCCTATTATCGGTCACATTCAGGTAAAGATGTCAAACGCATATTGGTAAAAGTAGCGAGGAAACTCTTGAGTCGAATTCATGCAGTAATTAGAACTGAAATTCCTTATGAAGTAGGTGTAGTTAGTTAA
- a CDS encoding UvrD-helicase domain-containing protein translates to MSIIIINSDYKITDIDNNFKVSAGPGAGKTYWLVNHIKNILHNSSKLSITRKVACITYTNTAVETIYSRLGTSSAQVEVSTIHSFFYKHIVKPYVSFIAEQYNLDISKIDGHDDIVLSNYSFLNDWKTRTGQQRIREDDVVVNAFKKLRWKIDNDDLVVKTPYPFRAGKYPIRNDSYLEYKKMTWEKGLIHHDDVLFFSYQILKQHPFVAKVLLAKFPYLVVDEFQDCNPIQIEIFKTLGFEGAITGVIGDPYQSIYKFQGADYTQFETFNLPNVLEYKLNENRRSSNEIIELLNSIRTDITQISYRDTSIQKPKILIGDMTLALRRAKVLCSVEEVNSLSRNNITSNAMKAEISGVGLDSKLLNKLLAKDSNSKRKRLIHSCIKSIAYARENKFKDSIKELEKLFNYKKDKLKGKRKALKYITLLLDKYDDYKGSSLLDFSNFVKENLDNSISKVTGGGIKIFYEDYSFNQLLLCVSIPEDLSLHKTIHKSKGDEFNNVLLVLKDESDTEFLINSDLESDEEQRINYVAISRAKNRLFISVPTLSTEKKQALDNLFDIENI, encoded by the coding sequence ATGTCAATAATTATCATTAACTCTGATTACAAAATAACTGATATTGATAATAATTTCAAAGTTTCAGCTGGACCTGGAGCAGGGAAAACTTATTGGCTAGTTAATCACATTAAAAACATTTTACATAATTCAAGTAAGCTATCAATAACTAGAAAAGTAGCCTGTATCACATACACAAATACTGCTGTAGAAACTATTTATAGTCGTTTAGGAACTTCGTCAGCACAAGTAGAAGTCTCAACAATCCATAGTTTTTTCTACAAACATATTGTAAAGCCATATGTTTCATTTATTGCAGAACAGTATAATTTAGACATCAGTAAGATTGATGGTCATGATGATATCGTCCTATCTAACTATAGCTTTTTAAATGATTGGAAAACAAGAACTGGACAACAAAGAATTAGAGAAGATGATGTAGTTGTAAATGCTTTTAAAAAATTAAGATGGAAAATAGACAACGATGATTTAGTAGTAAAAACGCCATACCCTTTTAGAGCTGGAAAATATCCAATTAGAAATGATTCTTATTTAGAATACAAAAAAATGACTTGGGAAAAAGGGTTAATTCATCACGATGATGTTCTTTTTTTTAGTTACCAAATTCTTAAACAACATCCTTTTGTTGCAAAAGTTTTACTCGCCAAATTCCCCTATCTAGTTGTAGACGAATTTCAAGATTGTAACCCGATTCAAATTGAAATATTTAAGACTCTTGGTTTTGAAGGAGCAATAACAGGAGTAATTGGTGATCCATACCAATCGATATATAAATTTCAAGGAGCAGATTACACTCAATTTGAAACTTTTAATTTACCTAATGTTTTGGAATACAAATTAAATGAAAACAGAAGAAGCAGTAATGAAATAATTGAACTCCTAAATTCAATTAGAACAGATATAACACAAATATCTTATAGAGATACATCAATTCAAAAACCCAAAATTTTAATTGGAGACATGACGTTAGCGTTAAGGAGAGCTAAGGTTCTTTGCTCTGTTGAAGAAGTTAATTCTCTTTCTAGAAACAATATCACATCAAATGCTATGAAAGCTGAGATAAGTGGTGTTGGTCTTGATAGCAAGCTGTTAAACAAATTACTTGCAAAGGATTCAAATAGTAAAAGAAAAAGATTAATTCACTCGTGTATAAAATCGATTGCATATGCAAGGGAAAATAAATTTAAAGATTCCATCAAAGAATTAGAGAAACTATTTAATTATAAAAAGGATAAATTAAAAGGTAAACGCAAAGCATTAAAATATATAACTCTGCTATTGGATAAGTATGATGATTATAAAGGTTCTTCATTATTAGATTTCTCTAATTTTGTAAAAGAAAATCTTGATAATAGCATTTCAAAAGTAACTGGAGGTGGTATTAAAATATTTTATGAAGATTATTCCTTTAACCAATTATTACTTTGTGTCTCAATTCCTGAAGATTTAAGCCTACACAAAACAATACATAAATCGAAAGGTGATGAATTCAATAATGTATTGTTAGTATTAAAAGATGAAAGTGATACTGAATTTTTAATTAATTCAGATTTAGAGAGTGATGAAGAACAAAGAATAAATTACGTTGCAATAAGTAGAGCAAAAAATAGACTTTTCATTTCAGTACCAACATTAAGTACAGAGAAAAAACAAGCGTTGGATAATTTGTTTGATATTGAAAATATATAA